A genome region from Anastrepha obliqua isolate idAnaObli1 chromosome 4, idAnaObli1_1.0, whole genome shotgun sequence includes the following:
- the LOC129244703 gene encoding tubulin-folding cofactor B, with translation MEPLQINSGEDYVKVNISNSKSDNIALDLKFAKSLTVGQLKCKLEVITGGNAATMKLELYNGDRLVTSLPDDTTLVGALPIETGMRIHVIDNFNWIADVEKFELTDDQYETKQDTVRNFLKKNRMGKYNEEEARQKEEKLQRQKQLEQERAELCTIGARCQVTVPGNPVRRGTVRFKGPIDGKKGIFIGVEYDEPLGKNNGSVDGKSYFSCAPNYGGFVLPTAVEVGDFPAEDVGLEDDEI, from the exons ATGGAGCCTTTGCAAATCAATAGTGGCGAGGATTATGTTAAAGTGAATATATCTAATTCCAAAAGTGATAACATTGCGTTGGACCTGAAATTTGCAAAAAGCCTCACAGTTGGTCAATTGAAG TGCAAATTGGAAGTTATCACAGGTGGCAATGCAGCTACCATGAAATTGGAATTGTATAATGGTGACCGATTGGTCACAAGTCTGCCTGATGACACCACCTTAGTGGGTGCGTTGCCAATAGAAACGGGTATGCGCATACATGTAATTGATAATTTCAACTGGATAGCAGATGTGGAGAAATTCGAGTTGACCGATGACCAATACGAAACTAAACAGGATACTGTGCGTAATTTCTTGAAAAAGAATCGCATGGGCAAATATAATGAGGAAGAAGCTCGTCAGAAGGAAGAGAAATTGCAACGACAGAAACAGCTGGAGCAAGAACGCGCTGAGTTGTGTACCATCGGTGCGCGCTGTCAG GTCACAGTGCCAGGCAATCCAGTGCGCCGTGGAACAGTGAGATTTAAGGGACCAATCGATGGCAAGAAGGGCATTTTTATTGGCGTCGAGTATGACGAACCGCTTGGTAAAAATAATGGAAG CGTGGATGGCAAGAGTTACTTTAGTTGCGCTCCTAACTACGGCGGGTTCGTGCTACCAACCGCCGTCGAAGTAGGAGACTTCCCTGCAGAAGATGTGGGTCTCGAGGATGATGAGATTTAA